A DNA window from Camelina sativa cultivar DH55 chromosome 13, Cs, whole genome shotgun sequence contains the following coding sequences:
- the LOC104734466 gene encoding phosphatidylinositol-3-phosphatase myotubularin-2: MTALRPLPGRSRSLRCSSEKMEGSGSWDVLEWSKLDSASLSSSYSNLDCLLESERIHFEACGVILINTNEAGTLLLSNFRIMFLSEGTRKLVPLGTIPFLAIEKFNKLALKVQSNKYHNDENAPNRLLQVTGKDMRIVVYGFRPGTKQRRAVVDALLRSNKPERVWDLYAFTCGPSKFGNANPKERLLNEYFRLLGKSSQQASMNMIEDGSFTVSNELWRITNLNSNYDLCQSYPFALMVPKSISDEDLIQASTFRARCRLPVISWCHPGSGAVIARSSQPLVGLMMNIRSSCDEKLVASFCTQLAGHKGARRKLYIVDARPKKNALANGAMGGGSESSSNYFKSEIVFLGIDNIHTMRESFSRLREYLDMHGTTSSDGTSSFLRHGASTWGGGNLSSMSASVSLLGDSNWLSHIQSILAGVAWIAARVAMESASVLVHCSDGWDRTTQLTSLACLLLDPYYRTFSGFQALVEKDWLAFGHPFSDRVGMPNVSESGNFELPIQSSSARSFPSSPVQQLSGSAIAQSSSSSYGPNNYSPIFLQWLDCVSQLMRMYPSAFEFSPTFLVDFMDCLLSCRFGNFLCNSEKERQQCGISETCGCLWAYLADLRSSSATSHVHCNPLYDPSRYDGPLLPPAAALAPTLWPQFHLRWACPVEPNATETEDQCRAMAVKYSEMKKEKEEAERKVDELSSAVESLSEELVTERDISRVARESAKRATKECAVISRAVQSLGCKVKFTKNGDCTVEVEDGPQKCSHSFPQKPSEDNTTDVSESISSVTEQNVCEALCPLRTREGMCRRPDAGCAQIGSQFLGLKTNFEAFEKLSIQEGYFAAE, translated from the exons ATGACGGCGCTGAGACCTCTACCTGGGCGATCACGATCGCTGCGATGTTCATCGGAGAAGATGGAAGGTAGCGGAAGCTGGGATGTGCTCGAATGGAGTAAACTCGAT TCAGCTTCTTTGTCTAGCTCGTATTCGAACTTGGATTGCTTACTGGAATCTGAGAGGATTCACTTCGAG GCTTGTGGAGTTATTCTCATTAACACCAATGAGGCAGGGACCCTCTTGTTGTCAAATTTTCGTATTATGTTTTTG AGTGAAGGAACCAGAAAGCTTGTTCCACTTGGTACAATCCCATTTTTAGCTATCGAGAAGTTTAACAAACTG GCGCTGAAAGTTCAATCAAACAAATATCACAACGATGAGAATGCACCAAATCGACTTTTACAGGTCACTG GAAAAGATATGAGGATAGTTGTCTATGGTTTTCGACCTGGAACCAAACAG AGACGTGCTGTGGTTGATGCACTATTGAGGTCTAACAAACCAGAGAGAGTATGGGATCTTTATGCTTTTACATGTGGACCTTCCAAATTCGGTAACGCAAACCCAAAGGAAAGATTGCTTAATGAATATTTTCGGCTTCTCGGAAAAAGTTCTCAACAAGCGTCAATGAATATGATTGAAGACGGTTCATTCACTGTGTCCAATGAACTTTGGCGGATAACTAACTTGAACTCGAATTATGACTTGTGTCAGAGTTATCCGTTTGCTTTGATGGTTCCAAAATCCATTAG TGATGAAGATCTGATCCAGGCGTCTACTTTCCGGGCAAGATGTCGCTTACCTGTAATCTCGTGGTGTCATCCAG GCAGTGGAGCTGTGATTGCTCGCTCATCACAACCTTTAGTTGGTCTGATGATGAACATTAGGAG TAGTTGTGATGAGAAACTTGTTGCTTCATTTTGCACTCAGTTAGCTGGCCATAAGGGAGCACGAAG GAAGCTTTATATCGTAGATGCAAGACCTAAGAAAAATGCATTAGCAAATGGAGCAATGGGAGGAGGCTCAGAATCAtcttcaaattattttaaatctgAA ATTGTTTTTCTGGGGATAGACAACATACATACAATGAGAGAGAGCTTTTCCCGCCTTAGGGAATATTTAGATATGCATGGTACAACATCGTCAGATGGGACGTCATCATTCTTG AGGCATGGTGCCTCGACGTGGGGTGGAGGTAATCTCAGTAGTATGTCTGCTTCAGTATCCTTGCTCGGAGATAGTAATTGGTTAAGTCACATCCAGAGCATCTTAGCTGGTGTAGCATGGATTGCTGCACGTGTTGCTATGGAGTCAGCATCAGTTCTCGTGCACTGCAG TGATGGATGGGACAGAACAACTCAGCTGACTTCTCTTGCATGTTTATTGCTTGACCCATACTACAGAACATTTTCTGGGTTCCAG GCTCTTGTCGAAAAGGATTGGTTAGCATTTGGTCACCCATTTTCGGATCGGGTGGGAATGCCTAATGTGTCTGAATCTGGTAATTTTGAATTACCAATTCAGTCTTCTTCTGCTCGAAGTTTCCCTTCCTCTCCAGTACAGCAACTTTCAGGATCAGCAATTGCTCAATCTTCTAGCTCTTCATATGGGCCGAATAACTATTCTCCTATATTTTTGCAG TGGCTTGATTGCGTTTCACAGCTAATGCGGATGTATCCTTCTGCGTTCGAGTTTTCTCCG ACTTTCCTGGTAGATTTCATGGACTGCTTGCTTTCATGTCGTTTTGGGAACTTTTTGTGCAATAG TGAAAAAGAGAGGCAGCAGTGTGGGATTTCTGAAACCTGTGGATGTCTTTGGGCCTACTTGGCTGATTTACGTTCCTCCAGTGCAACTTCTCATGTCCATTGTAACCCTTTATATGATCCTTCAAGATATGATGGCCCATTATTACCTCCTGCAGCAGCTCTAGCCCCGACTCTCTGGCCCCAGTTCCATCTCCGGTGGGCCTGCCCTGTGGAACCGAACGCTACAGAAACCGAGGACCAATGTAGAGCCATGGCTGTTAAGTATTCAGAAATGAAGAAG gagaaagaagaagcagaaaggaAGGTAGATGAGTTATCTTCTGCAGTGGAGTCATTGAGCGAAGAGTTAGTGACCGAGAGAGACATAAGCCGCGTAGCTAGAGAATCAGCAAAGAGAGCTACAAAAGAGTGTGCCGTCATATCACGAGCTGTGCAGTCACTTGGCTGCAAAGTTAAATTCACAAAGAACGGAGATTGCACAGTTGAAGTAGAAGATGGGCCGCAGAAATGTTCTCACTCATTTCCCCAAAAACCATCTGAGGACAACACAACAGATGTCTCAGAATCTATCTCATCGGTGACTGAACAAAATGTGTGTGAAGCATTGTGTCCGTTGCGGACAAGAGAAGGAATGTGTCGAAGGCCTGATGCAGGTTGTGCTCAGATCGGGAGCCAATTTCTTGGGTTAAAAACAAACTTTGAAGCGTTTGAAAAACTCTCCATCCAAGAAGGCTATTTCGCAGCTGAATGA